The DNA segment GCGCCTCTGCGACGTCTCCGCTATCGCCGACCTGGCCCACGAACACGGCGCGCTCGTCGGAGTCGACAACACCTTCCTCAGCCCCTACTTCCAGCAACCCCTCGACCTGGGCGCCGACGTCGTCGCCCACAGCACGACGAAGTACATCAACGGGCACAGCGACTCGATCGGCGGCGCCGTGATCACGGACGACGCGGCGCTGGCCGACGAGCTGGAACTGACCCAGCAGATCACCGCCGGCGGCGTGCTCTCGCCGTTCGACAGCTACCTCACCCTCCGCGGCGTGAAGACCCTCCCGCTGCGAATGCGCCAGCACGAGTCGAACGCGATGGAACTCGCGGAATTCCTCGAGGGGCACCCCGCCGTCTCGGCCGTCCACTATCCCGGCCTCGAATCGCATCCCCAGCACGACCTCGCGTCCCGCCAGCAGTCGGGCTACGGCGGCGTCCTCTCGTTCGAACTGGCGGGCACGCAAGACGACGCGATCGCCTTCCTCGACGCGCTCTCGGAGATCACCCTCGCGGTGAGCCTCGGCGGCGTCGAGTCGCTGATCGAACTCCCCGCGGCGATGACCCACGAACCGCTCGATCCCGCCCAGCGCGAGGCGATCGGAATCACGGACACGTTACTCAGACTCTCGGTCGGGATAGAGGACGTCGACGACCTCCGGGCCGATCTCGAACGCGGACTGGAGCGTGTTTCGGCGGTCGAATCAGTGGCGGGCGGTGACGACTGAATCGACGCTCGAATCGTACGTACACGTCCCCGAGCGCACGACGATCGATTCTCACCGGACGTGCGGGTTCGCTCTCCGACACCGACCAGTGTGGATCCAGTAATCGGTGGCGACGGCTTCGATCTTCGGCGGCGTCCCTGTCACGACGGTACGGCTACCACACCGCGAGAGCAGTCGCCGGCTCCGTTTCACGCACAGTGTCGTTTTCGGATCTCGTCTCGGCCTTCGGATCAACTGGTCGCTCGTCTCGGCCCGGCTGAACTCGACACGAGGGTCGGACGGGACCCTATCACGACCACGCCTGTCGAATGAACGGACCCACAGAATAATGTTATTCGACAACGTGTGGCGAACGAACCATGACGACCGAAGCAACTGTCACGTCCGCGTACGGCGCGTGGTCGCTCGTTCCACCACTGCTCGCGATCGCCCTGGCGATCGTCACCAGGCGTGCGCTGCTGTCGTTGTTCGTCGGCGTCTGGGCCGGTGGCGTGGTCCTCGCGGCCGAACGAGCCGAGACGCTCGTCGACTGGGCCGCCGTGCCGTTCGTCGCCGTCGTCGAGGCGTTCGACTGGATAATCGGCTCGTTCGGCAACGACATGTTCCACGCCAAGATCGTCACGTTCACGTTCCTGCTGGGTGCCGGGATCGCACTGATGTGGCGCCTGGGCGGACCGATCGCC comes from the Halovivax cerinus genome and includes:
- a CDS encoding trans-sulfuration enzyme family protein, with amino-acid sequence MHDSERSTAFDTRAVAAGEKALAHEGGYGDAVSPIHLASTYALEELDPSMGLDDVDPDAGQYLYGRLSNPTRRTLENRLAALEGGEHAMAFASGTAAIAAVGLSVLSPGDRLVAFEDLYAGTKRMFTELFARRFDVEVTFVDATDTDAVDAAIDDRTTLVWLETPTNPLMRLCDVSAIADLAHEHGALVGVDNTFLSPYFQQPLDLGADVVAHSTTKYINGHSDSIGGAVITDDAALADELELTQQITAGGVLSPFDSYLTLRGVKTLPLRMRQHESNAMELAEFLEGHPAVSAVHYPGLESHPQHDLASRQQSGYGGVLSFELAGTQDDAIAFLDALSEITLAVSLGGVESLIELPAAMTHEPLDPAQREAIGITDTLLRLSVGIEDVDDLRADLERGLERVSAVESVAGGDD